A single genomic interval of Spinacia oleracea cultivar Varoflay chromosome 6, BTI_SOV_V1, whole genome shotgun sequence harbors:
- the LOC110796027 gene encoding uncharacterized protein yields the protein MVMYLCVDLEMNLDRDWMYNRLDSDNYLRETFVEGVKEFITYACEQEYYKQSKLVKCPCIKCKLVPYKDVDTVRIHLYMHGFRPNYYCWSCHGEEYFEGTREGVESSSSGLDSNPFTDMIMDAFGPQFEGLNEESFQNLEEEPHPEAKKFFDMLLNAQKPLYDGCKESLMSVASRVTNLKCEYNIPHRAVDGFTSLMRDICPDKSNMTKTFRATKKLLKGLELPHQKIDVCPNGCLLFWKDQSHLQKCPVCNEDRYKKRVKGKRVAKKQLIYFPVTPRLQRLYAIKATATEMRWHVENPREEGIMAHPCDGEAWKHFDNTYKEFAAEPRNVRLGLCTDGFSPFGNSGKSYSCWPVILTPYNLPPGLCMKRPFLFLSLIIPGPKSPKGKLDVYLQPLVEELKQLWNVGAMTYDVSKKQNFNMKAALLWTVSDFPAYGMLSGWSTVGRLACPYCMENTKSFTLKHGHKQTWFDCHRQFLPEDHVFRKNKSGFTKNKAEYSPPHQG from the coding sequence ATGGTTATGTACTTATGTGTAGACCTAGAGATGAATCTCGATCGTGATTGGATGTACAACAGACTTGATAGTGATAATTATCTTAGGGAAACGTTTGTTGAAGGGGTTAAAGAGTTTATAACGTATGCTTGTGAGCAAGAATATTACAAACAATCTAAACTAGTGAAATGTCCATGCATCAAATGCAAGTTAGTGCCATATAAGGATGTCGATACTGTTAGGATTCATTTGTACATGCATGGATTTCGTCCGAATTATTATTGTTGGAGTTGTCATGGAGAAGAATACTTTGAGGGCACGAGAGAAGGTGTTGAGTCAAGCTCTAGTGGATTGGATTCGAATCCTTTTACAGACATGATAATGGATGCATTTGGCCCTCAATTTGAAGGTTTAAATGAAGAGAGCTTCCAGAATTTAGAAGAAGAGCCACATCCAGAAGCAAAAAAGTTTTTTGATATGCTACTAAATGCTCAGAAGCCTCTCTATGATGGGTGCAAAGAATCTTTAATGTCGGTAGCATCGAGGGTTACAAATTTGAAGTGCGAGTATAACATTCCTCATCGAGCTGTGGATGGTTTCACATCATTAATGAGAGACATATGTCCCGACAAAAGTAATATGACAAAGACTTTTCGTGCCACAAAAAAATTGCTCAAGGGTCTTGAACTTCCGCATCAAAAGATTGACGTATGCCCTAATGGGTGTTTGTTGTTCTGGAAGGACCAATCACATCTTCAAAAGTGTCCTGTATGCAACGAAGATCGATACAAGAAAAGAGTTAAAGGGAAGCGTGTCGCAAAGAAGCAACTGATATACTTCCCTGTCACACCAAGGTTACAAAGGTTGTATGCTATTAAGGCCACCGCCACAGAAATGAGATGGCATGTAGAGAATCCACGAGAAGAGGGTATTATGGCTCACCCTTGTGATGGAGAAGCATGGAAGCATTTTGATAACACCTATAAAGAGTTCGCCGCCGAACCTCGCAATGTTCGTCTTGGGTTGTGTACGGATGGTTTTTCCCCGTTTGGCAATTCAGGGAAAAGTTACTCATGTTGGCCTGTTATTCTTACACCTTATAACTTGCCACCGGGTTTGTGTATGAAAAGACCTTTTCTATTCTTGAGCTTGATTATCCCAGGCCCAAAGAGTCCTAAAGGAAAGCTTGACGTATACTTACAACCTCTAGTGGAGGAGTTGAAACAGTTGTGGAATGTTGGAGCTATGACTTATGACGTGTCAAAGAAGCAAAATTTTAACATGAAGGCAGCTCTATTGTGGACTGTGAGTGACTTTCCAGCTTACGGTATGCTATCCGGGTGGAGTACTGTTGGGAGGTTGGCATGTCCTTATTGCATGGAGAATACAAAGTCTTTCACTTTGAAACATGGTCATAAGCAAACATGGTTTGATTGCCATCGTCAATTTCTACCTGAAGATCATGTTTTTCGAAAGAACAAAAGTGGTTTCACCAAAAATAAGGCAGAATACTCCCCACCCCACCAAGGTTGA